The Pseudomonas sp. FP2309 genome has a window encoding:
- the bglX gene encoding beta-glucosidase BglX: protein MKKLCLLGLVATLASHPVWAETKPAALKDKDAFVSDLLKQMTLDEKIGQLRLISIGPEMPRELIRKEIAAGRIGGTFNSITRPENRPMQDAAMRSRLKIPMFFAYDVIHGHRTIFPISLALASSWDMEAIGRSGRIAAKEAAADSLDITFAPMVDISRDPRWGRTSEGFGEDTYLVSRIAEVMVKAFQGASPANADSIMASVKHFALYGAVEGGRDYNVVDMSPVKMYQDYLPPYHAAIKAGSGGVMVALNSINGVPATANTWLMNDLLRKDWGFKGLTVSDHGAIFELIKHGVAKDGREAAKLAIKAGIDMSMNDSLYGKELPGLLKSGEIEQSDIDNAVREVLGAKYDMGLFKDPYLRIGKAEDDPADTYADSRLHRADARDIARRSLVLLKNQNDTLPLKKSATIALVGPLAKAPIDMMGSWAAAGKPEQSVTLLDGLNAVIGEKGKIIYARGANITNDKAVVDYLNFLNFDAPEVVDDKRAPQEMIDEAVKAAKDADVVVAAVGESRGMSHESSSRTDLNIPQSQRDLIKALKATGKPLVLVLMNGRPLSILEESQQADAILETWFAGTEGGNAIADVLFGDYNPSGKLPITFPRSVGQIPTYYNHLTIGRPFTPGKPGNYTSQYFDDTTGPLFPFGYGLSYTTFSLSDMALSSTTLNKTGKLDASVTVQNTGKVDGETVVQLYIQDVAGSMIRPIKELKNFQKVMLKAGEERTLHFTITEDDLKFYNTQLKFAAEPGEFNVQIGLDSQDVQQQTFELL, encoded by the coding sequence ATGAAAAAGCTGTGTTTGCTCGGCCTTGTTGCCACTCTGGCCAGTCACCCCGTGTGGGCAGAAACAAAGCCTGCTGCGCTTAAAGACAAGGACGCCTTCGTCAGCGACCTGCTCAAGCAGATGACCCTCGATGAGAAGATCGGCCAATTGCGCCTGATCAGCATCGGCCCCGAAATGCCCCGCGAGCTGATCCGCAAGGAAATCGCCGCCGGGCGCATCGGTGGCACGTTCAACTCCATCACCCGCCCGGAAAACCGTCCGATGCAGGACGCGGCCATGCGCAGCCGTTTGAAGATCCCGATGTTCTTCGCCTACGACGTGATCCACGGCCACCGCACCATTTTCCCGATCAGCCTGGCCCTGGCCTCCAGCTGGGACATGGAAGCCATCGGCCGCTCCGGGCGCATCGCCGCCAAGGAAGCCGCCGCCGACAGCCTCGACATCACCTTTGCCCCCATGGTCGACATCTCCCGTGACCCACGCTGGGGCCGCACCTCCGAAGGTTTCGGCGAAGACACCTACCTGGTCTCGCGCATTGCCGAGGTGATGGTCAAGGCTTTCCAGGGCGCCAGCCCCGCCAACGCCGACAGCATCATGGCCAGCGTCAAGCACTTCGCCCTGTACGGCGCGGTGGAAGGCGGTCGCGACTACAACGTGGTCGACATGAGCCCGGTCAAGATGTACCAGGACTACCTGCCGCCGTACCACGCGGCGATCAAGGCCGGCTCCGGTGGCGTGATGGTGGCGCTCAACTCGATCAACGGCGTGCCCGCCACCGCCAACACCTGGCTGATGAACGACCTGCTGCGCAAGGACTGGGGCTTCAAGGGCCTGACCGTCAGCGACCACGGCGCGATCTTCGAGCTGATCAAGCACGGCGTGGCCAAGGACGGGCGTGAAGCCGCCAAGCTGGCGATCAAGGCCGGCATCGACATGAGCATGAACGACTCGCTGTACGGCAAGGAACTGCCGGGGCTGCTCAAGTCCGGTGAGATCGAGCAGAGCGACATCGACAACGCCGTGCGCGAAGTGCTCGGCGCCAAGTACGACATGGGCCTGTTCAAAGACCCGTACCTGCGTATCGGCAAGGCCGAGGATGACCCGGCCGACACTTACGCCGACAGCCGCCTTCACCGCGCCGATGCCCGCGATATCGCGCGCCGCAGCCTGGTACTGCTGAAAAACCAAAACGACACCCTGCCACTGAAGAAATCCGCGACCATCGCCCTGGTCGGCCCGCTGGCCAAGGCGCCGATCGACATGATGGGCAGTTGGGCCGCAGCCGGTAAACCCGAGCAATCGGTGACCCTGCTGGACGGCTTGAATGCGGTGATCGGCGAGAAAGGCAAGATCATCTACGCCCGTGGCGCCAACATCACCAATGACAAGGCAGTGGTCGACTACCTCAACTTCCTCAACTTCGATGCCCCGGAAGTGGTGGATGACAAACGCGCGCCGCAGGAAATGATCGACGAAGCGGTCAAGGCCGCCAAGGATGCCGATGTGGTGGTTGCCGCAGTGGGCGAGTCCCGTGGCATGTCTCACGAGTCGTCGAGCCGTACCGACCTGAATATCCCGCAAAGCCAGCGCGACCTGATCAAGGCCCTGAAAGCCACCGGCAAACCGTTGGTGCTGGTGCTGATGAACGGCCGGCCGCTGTCGATCCTGGAAGAGAGCCAACAGGCCGACGCCATCCTGGAAACCTGGTTCGCCGGCACCGAAGGCGGCAACGCCATTGCCGACGTGCTGTTCGGTGACTACAACCCATCGGGCAAACTGCCGATCACCTTCCCACGTTCGGTGGGGCAGATTCCGACCTACTACAACCACCTGACCATCGGCCGACCGTTCACCCCTGGCAAGCCGGGCAACTACACCTCGCAGTACTTCGATGACACCACCGGGCCGCTGTTCCCGTTCGGCTATGGCCTGAGCTACACCACGTTCAGCCTGTCCGACATGGCGCTGTCGTCCACCACCCTGAACAAGACCGGCAAGCTCGACGCCAGCGTCACCGTGCAGAACACCGGCAAGGTGGACGGCGAAACCGTGGTGCAGCTGTACATTCAGGACGTAGCCGGCTCGATGATCCGCCCGATCAAGGAGCTGAAGAACTTCCAGAAGGTCATGCTCAAGGCCGGCGAAGAGCGCACCCTGCACTTCACCATCACCGAGGACGACTTGAAGTTTTACAACACCCAGCTCAAGTTCGCGGCGGAACCGGGTGAGTTCAATGTGCAGATCGGACTCGACTCCCAGGATGTGCAGCAGCAGACGTTCGAGTTGTTGTAA
- a CDS encoding TPM domain-containing protein: MALLTEHEQRQVAEAIARVEQQTDAELVTVLAARADDYAYIPLLWASLIALVVPGVVHYLSGYLSMYTLLLAQWATFIVLCLVFRLPAVTTRLIPRSVRHWRASNLARRQFLEQNLHHTVGSTGVLIFVCEAERYVEILVDEGISRHLDDSSWDAIVKAFTQQVKQGQTLAGFIDCVEACGELLKVHVPVTQARNELPNRLIVLE, from the coding sequence ATGGCACTACTGACTGAACACGAGCAACGCCAGGTTGCCGAAGCCATCGCCCGCGTCGAGCAACAGACCGATGCCGAACTGGTGACGGTGCTGGCCGCGCGCGCCGACGATTACGCCTACATCCCGTTGTTGTGGGCCAGCCTGATCGCGTTGGTGGTGCCGGGCGTGGTGCATTACCTGTCGGGCTACCTGAGCATGTACACCCTGCTGTTGGCGCAATGGGCAACGTTCATTGTGCTGTGCCTGGTGTTTCGCCTGCCGGCGGTCACCACGCGCCTGATCCCGCGTTCGGTACGCCACTGGCGCGCCTCGAACCTGGCGCGTCGTCAGTTTCTGGAGCAGAACCTGCATCACACCGTGGGCAGCACCGGCGTGCTGATTTTCGTCTGTGAGGCCGAGCGGTATGTGGAGATTCTGGTGGATGAGGGTATTTCCAGGCACCTGGATGACAGCAGTTGGGATGCCATCGTCAAGGCGTTTACCCAGCAGGTGAAACAGGGACAGACATTGGCCGGGTTCATTGACTGCGTCGAGGCGTGCGGCGAGTTGCTCAAGGTGCATGTGCCAGTGACGCAAGCGCGCAATGAACTGCCGAACCGCCTGATCGTCCTGGAATAG
- a CDS encoding YceI family protein — protein sequence MFNVRPLAFALLAAIAIPAHADWYLDNESSRLSFVTTKNTEIAEVQRFLVLHGKVDAKGAAQLEVELESVNSGIPLRDERMRNQLFEIKTFPEALISAQINLQPINDLAPGAQLELRLPLSVTLHGKSQTYSAELLATRLDDRRFQVVTLEPLVLHAEDFDLAPGVAALRQAAGLKSISLSVPVGAVLIFTAR from the coding sequence ATGTTCAACGTCAGACCCCTGGCCTTCGCCCTGCTGGCCGCAATCGCCATCCCCGCCCACGCCGACTGGTACCTGGATAACGAATCCTCGCGCCTGTCGTTCGTCACCACCAAAAACACCGAGATCGCCGAAGTGCAGCGCTTTCTGGTACTGCACGGCAAGGTCGACGCGAAGGGCGCCGCGCAGTTGGAAGTGGAGCTGGAGTCGGTCAACAGCGGCATCCCGCTGCGCGACGAGCGTATGCGCAATCAGTTGTTTGAGATCAAGACCTTCCCTGAAGCGCTGATCAGCGCGCAGATCAACCTGCAGCCGATCAATGACCTGGCGCCCGGCGCACAGTTGGAATTGCGCCTGCCGCTTTCAGTGACCTTGCATGGCAAGAGCCAGACCTACAGTGCAGAGCTGTTGGCCACGCGCCTGGATGACCGGCGTTTCCAAGTGGTAACCCTGGAACCATTGGTGTTGCACGCCGAGGATTTCGACCTGGCGCCGGGGGTGGCGGCGTTGCGCCAGGCGGCGGGGCTCAAGTCGATCAGTTTGTCGGTGCCGGTGGGTGCGGTGCTGATTTTTACGGCGCGCTGA
- a CDS encoding PAAR domain-containing protein: protein MREGYYIGLGDKTTCGGTVLDGDPRVNIYGLLHACEGDQVTCGKHKGIYKILGGISHIESHGRRMAGTLDSFSSCPCRAKFIPSVYTATYSNEGYEAPATRRAVEPASSTLTGRPDTPQQSTYAPSHTLAPSAFNGLPGQEPGFYVVPKSMSREALENVLFPAPDPDVMRKFQALNPKTGDVKAGAMIVLGDPNNTSCSYQEAQLMQAAQHVDASLDSLTPDEADFLYRHGAEIASFIGHTSTWLGVSAMVMEKHLTNLRDTLQAIERLHQESYRQHGHLKSPQFFAERQRLLAQLDAHLLNSTRLRGQTTLGDHPKLKTALGISSRSLVYHWDKAGAPGQIPGYSAHVEAISRAAKYMKTGGYIGIDIGGVSSLLSIPQVCNGGFSAACEKVKFTEGGKSGISTAGGALVGGMAKAASGPICLALGVSTGIGGVVCVAAVIGAGTWLGTTGGGMAGEHMGEKIYEMTQP, encoded by the coding sequence ATGCGTGAAGGTTATTACATCGGACTTGGCGACAAAACCACGTGCGGCGGAACAGTTCTGGATGGTGATCCAAGAGTAAACATATACGGTCTCCTACATGCTTGCGAAGGTGACCAAGTTACATGTGGGAAGCATAAAGGCATTTATAAAATACTCGGTGGTATCTCGCATATCGAAAGCCATGGCAGACGTATGGCCGGCACACTGGACAGCTTCAGTAGTTGCCCCTGCCGGGCCAAATTCATTCCCTCGGTATACACCGCGACTTACAGCAACGAAGGTTATGAAGCGCCAGCAACCAGGCGAGCCGTTGAACCGGCATCTTCGACGCTGACCGGCCGCCCCGACACACCGCAACAATCTACCTATGCCCCTTCTCACACGTTGGCGCCTTCAGCATTTAACGGGCTGCCGGGCCAGGAGCCCGGTTTCTACGTCGTACCCAAGAGCATGAGTCGAGAAGCGTTGGAGAACGTGCTGTTCCCCGCACCTGATCCCGACGTAATGAGGAAGTTTCAAGCCCTCAATCCCAAAACTGGCGACGTAAAAGCCGGCGCCATGATCGTGCTTGGCGATCCAAATAACACCTCCTGTAGTTATCAGGAAGCACAACTGATGCAGGCCGCTCAACACGTGGACGCATCGCTGGATTCCCTGACCCCAGATGAAGCTGACTTTCTGTATAGACACGGCGCAGAAATCGCCAGCTTCATTGGTCATACCTCAACCTGGCTTGGAGTGAGCGCAATGGTGATGGAAAAGCACCTGACGAACCTGCGCGACACACTCCAGGCCATCGAGCGTTTGCATCAGGAAAGCTATCGTCAGCACGGACACCTTAAATCGCCGCAGTTCTTCGCCGAACGCCAGCGCCTGCTCGCGCAGTTGGATGCTCATCTGCTGAACTCCACGCGTCTGCGCGGCCAGACTACTCTGGGCGATCATCCCAAGCTGAAAACGGCGCTTGGGATCTCCAGCCGAAGCTTGGTGTATCACTGGGACAAGGCCGGGGCGCCGGGACAGATTCCGGGATATTCAGCTCATGTGGAGGCGATCAGTCGCGCGGCCAAGTACATGAAAACAGGCGGTTATATCGGCATTGATATTGGCGGTGTGTCGTCGTTGCTGTCTATTCCGCAGGTGTGTAACGGCGGTTTTTCGGCAGCCTGTGAGAAGGTCAAATTTACTGAAGGGGGGAAGTCTGGCATATCCACCGCAGGGGGTGCCCTAGTGGGGGGGATGGCCAAGGCAGCCAGTGGTCCGATTTGTCTAGCGCTAGGCGTATCTACAGGTATCGGAGGAGTAGTTTGTGTCGCGGC
- a CDS encoding phosphatidylserine/phosphatidylglycerophosphate/cardiolipin synthase family protein gives MSGAVFPWRSANRFELLIDGPCFFPQMLVGIARAERQVDLELYLVEAGACAEAMVQALVLAAERGVQVRCLFDDYGSLAFTLGLRKRLTDAGVQLRFYNRLSWRRWMRNLYRDHRKLLLIDQNLAVVGGTGVTDEFWTPGQDTADWHEVMVQMSGPLVLDWQALFDRQWHANAARREWKPATHFGLPRLPKLPATGPGMGRVAYADARQHRDILQSLIRALNNSKQRIWLATPYFLPTWGVRRALRRAAGRGVDVRLLLTGPRTDHPSVRYAGHRYYPRLLRAGVQIFEYQPCFLHLKMVLVDDWVSIGSCNFDHWNLRFNLEANLEALDPALTQAVAGSFERDFAQSQGVSLEAWKARPLWRRVKQRVWGWIDRLVVNLLDRRG, from the coding sequence GTGAGTGGCGCGGTGTTCCCGTGGCGCAGCGCCAACCGTTTCGAGTTGCTGATCGACGGCCCGTGTTTTTTTCCGCAGATGCTGGTGGGCATCGCGCGCGCCGAACGCCAGGTCGATCTTGAGCTGTATCTGGTGGAAGCCGGAGCGTGTGCCGAGGCGATGGTGCAGGCCCTGGTGCTGGCTGCCGAGCGTGGCGTGCAGGTGCGCTGCCTGTTCGATGACTACGGCAGCCTGGCCTTTACCCTCGGGTTGCGCAAGCGCTTGACCGACGCCGGCGTGCAACTGCGTTTCTACAATCGCCTGAGTTGGCGACGCTGGATGCGTAACCTGTATCGCGACCATCGCAAGCTGCTGCTGATTGACCAGAACCTCGCCGTGGTCGGTGGCACCGGCGTCACCGATGAATTCTGGACACCAGGGCAAGACACCGCCGACTGGCATGAAGTGATGGTGCAGATGAGCGGCCCGCTGGTGCTGGACTGGCAAGCGCTGTTCGACCGCCAGTGGCACGCCAACGCGGCGCGCCGGGAGTGGAAGCCGGCCACCCACTTCGGTCTGCCGCGCCTGCCCAAGTTGCCGGCCACCGGGCCAGGGATGGGGCGGGTGGCGTATGCCGACGCCCGTCAACACCGCGACATTCTGCAATCGCTGATCCGCGCACTTAACAACAGCAAGCAACGTATCTGGCTGGCCACCCCGTATTTCCTGCCCACCTGGGGCGTGCGCCGGGCGTTGCGCCGGGCGGCCGGGCGTGGGGTGGATGTGCGTTTGCTGCTCACCGGCCCGCGCACCGATCACCCGTCGGTGCGTTATGCCGGGCACCGTTATTACCCACGGTTGCTGCGCGCGGGTGTGCAGATCTTCGAGTACCAGCCGTGTTTCCTGCACCTGAAAATGGTGCTGGTGGATGATTGGGTGAGCATCGGCTCGTGCAATTTCGATCACTGGAACCTGCGTTTCAACCTGGAAGCCAACCTGGAAGCGTTGGACCCGGCGTTGACTCAGGCCGTGGCGGGCAGTTTCGAGCGGGACTTTGCGCAAAGCCAGGGGGTAAGCCTGGAGGCATGGAAAGCGCGACCGTTGTGGCGCCGGGTCAAACAGCGGGTGTGGGGCTGGATTGATCGGTTGGTGGTCAACCTGTTGGACAGGCGGGGGTAG
- a CDS encoding autotransporter domain-containing protein — translation MSPTKNARAATRKRLDHSTFKRNAIALCVLGGLSGTPVDAANYLEQGRLHDAASWRSEEFKSNWGLGAVGADYAYARGLSGSGVRLGVYDSGTDLRHSEFAGKPNNGVRLADPGCLGSTVLAGGCFYSEGDRAAVNLVDSLPPEALLALEELIAEGDLTREQLDAYLGTVGASYALHGTHVSGIALANRDGNGVHGVAYGANLSAVNKFSNTYLGGPAELTDTLRAPSPTPEAVDMTYAELHRQNVRVVNHSWGIALSPRNETELDKLLDEIDSFRELKAIADATIKYGILQVWSAGNAANESPETANIPGIHPSLPRAVAELEPYWLSVVNVNQALNLSDVSYRCGFSKNWCLAAPGTEINSSVVTGSVNTENHYDKDNNVDGFAVTGDNPELGYGIATGTSMAAPHVTGGLALLMERFPYLTNPQIRDVLLTTATDLGAPGVDDVYGWGLMNLKKAIDGPGQLRVDTAVNMDRPAGGAIVWQGGAWDDWRNDISGPGRLEKTGIGWLRLSGNNSFAGATLKEGILELDGTNHLTGDVTLDGGVLRLNGALAVAGDYQQASGATLMTGLENQAAPARLQVSQKALINGGTLYLSAQPDRYYLGQRYSILQANAAISGEFAAIDRREFSPFLSVSQVKEANALLVEFGRGRSLVSAAETANQRAVAHAADAQNLPSPLLQRLTALFPEQAPSALDQLSGELHASTQAVLIENSRVLRQAVLERQRLAQDSRAAEPEAANRGAWVQLPRQSGQLGGDNGNARTSHSGTGLLAGFDHQLEQGTRLGVVAGSGSSQVKAGPRGKADVDTYQLGLHAGHTWDGFGLYGGIAYAYHDVQTKRRVSFPGLEERLSGKYTSRTVQTFAEANYRFSHDFWDWQPYVQLANVQQRSNGYKERGGMAALRGKGSKESVNLATGGVRLNLDLGKAQVGPSWLSVRGGLAYTHASGDLHPSTQAAWDGAGVMNVSGAPLDRLSTRMELGATARLNRDSAIDLSFTQQRGERTRDQSLTAQYTLQF, via the coding sequence ATGTCGCCCACGAAAAACGCCCGAGCGGCAACCCGAAAACGGCTCGATCACTCAACGTTCAAACGAAATGCTATCGCCCTGTGTGTCCTTGGCGGCCTCTCGGGTACGCCCGTTGATGCCGCAAATTACCTGGAACAAGGCCGGCTGCACGATGCAGCCAGTTGGCGCAGCGAAGAATTCAAAAGTAACTGGGGGCTCGGAGCCGTAGGTGCCGACTACGCCTATGCCAGAGGGTTAAGCGGCTCGGGTGTACGCCTGGGGGTGTATGACTCCGGAACCGACCTGCGTCATAGCGAGTTTGCGGGAAAGCCCAATAATGGCGTGCGCCTGGCCGATCCCGGCTGCCTGGGCAGCACGGTGCTGGCTGGCGGCTGCTTCTACTCCGAAGGTGATCGGGCGGCGGTGAATCTGGTCGACTCTCTGCCGCCAGAAGCCCTGCTCGCCCTGGAGGAACTCATTGCCGAGGGCGACCTCACCCGCGAACAACTTGACGCCTACCTCGGCACTGTAGGGGCTAGCTACGCGCTGCACGGCACGCATGTCAGCGGTATCGCACTCGCCAACCGCGACGGTAACGGGGTCCATGGTGTGGCCTACGGGGCCAATTTAAGCGCCGTGAATAAATTCAGTAATACCTACCTGGGAGGACCGGCTGAACTGACGGACACCCTGCGAGCGCCATCGCCGACGCCAGAGGCGGTCGACATGACCTACGCCGAACTGCACAGGCAGAATGTACGCGTCGTCAACCATAGTTGGGGGATTGCGCTTTCACCCAGGAATGAAACAGAACTGGACAAACTGCTGGACGAAATCGACTCTTTTCGAGAGTTGAAAGCCATCGCCGACGCGACCATCAAGTACGGCATTCTCCAAGTGTGGTCGGCAGGTAACGCGGCAAACGAGTCCCCCGAAACGGCGAATATTCCCGGCATTCATCCCAGCCTGCCACGTGCCGTCGCCGAGCTTGAACCTTACTGGCTGAGCGTCGTCAACGTGAACCAGGCGCTGAATTTGAGTGACGTTTCCTACCGTTGCGGCTTCAGCAAAAACTGGTGCCTTGCGGCTCCCGGGACTGAGATCAACTCTTCGGTCGTCACGGGCTCGGTAAACACCGAAAACCACTACGACAAAGACAACAATGTCGACGGGTTCGCCGTGACGGGCGACAACCCCGAGCTCGGGTACGGGATCGCTACGGGCACCTCCATGGCCGCCCCCCACGTCACCGGTGGGCTGGCGTTGCTGATGGAACGCTTCCCCTACCTCACCAACCCGCAAATTCGCGACGTGCTGCTGACCACCGCCACCGACCTCGGCGCGCCGGGCGTGGATGACGTCTACGGCTGGGGTCTGATGAACCTGAAAAAGGCCATCGACGGTCCCGGCCAACTGCGGGTCGACACGGCGGTCAACATGGACCGTCCCGCCGGCGGCGCCATCGTCTGGCAAGGTGGCGCCTGGGATGACTGGCGCAACGACATCAGCGGCCCCGGACGCCTGGAGAAAACCGGTATCGGCTGGCTGCGCCTGAGCGGGAATAACAGTTTTGCCGGGGCCACGCTCAAAGAAGGCATTCTGGAACTGGACGGCACCAACCACCTCACGGGCGACGTCACACTTGACGGCGGCGTCCTGCGCCTCAATGGCGCCCTGGCTGTCGCGGGTGATTACCAGCAGGCATCCGGCGCCACCTTGATGACCGGTTTGGAAAACCAGGCAGCTCCGGCCAGGCTGCAGGTCAGCCAGAAGGCTTTGATCAACGGCGGCACGCTGTACCTCAGCGCGCAACCCGACCGCTATTACCTGGGTCAGCGCTACAGCATCCTGCAGGCCAATGCCGCCATCAGCGGCGAGTTTGCCGCGATTGACCGCCGCGAGTTTTCGCCGTTCCTCAGCGTGTCACAAGTCAAAGAAGCCAACGCCTTGCTGGTGGAATTCGGCCGTGGCCGCTCGCTGGTGTCGGCGGCGGAAACGGCCAACCAGCGTGCCGTCGCCCATGCCGCCGACGCGCAAAACCTGCCCAGCCCGTTGCTGCAACGCCTGACCGCCTTGTTCCCCGAGCAGGCGCCGTCGGCCCTGGACCAGTTGAGCGGCGAACTGCATGCCAGCACCCAGGCAGTATTGATCGAAAACAGTCGTGTGCTGCGCCAGGCGGTACTTGAGCGTCAACGCCTCGCGCAAGACAGCCGCGCCGCCGAACCGGAGGCCGCTAACCGTGGCGCCTGGGTGCAGCTGCCTCGTCAATCGGGCCAGTTGGGGGGCGATAACGGCAACGCACGCACGTCCCACAGCGGCACGGGTCTGCTGGCCGGTTTCGATCATCAACTGGAACAAGGCACACGCCTGGGCGTGGTGGCCGGCAGCGGCAGCAGCCAAGTGAAAGCCGGGCCTCGCGGCAAGGCCGATGTCGACACCTACCAGTTGGGCCTGCACGCCGGCCACACCTGGGACGGGTTCGGCCTCTATGGTGGCATCGCCTACGCGTACCACGACGTCCAGACCAAGCGCCGCGTCAGCTTTCCCGGGCTGGAGGAGCGCCTGTCCGGCAAGTACACAAGCCGCACCGTACAGACGTTTGCCGAAGCCAACTACAGGTTCAGCCATGACTTCTGGGATTGGCAGCCCTATGTGCAACTGGCCAACGTGCAGCAGCGCAGCAACGGTTACAAAGAACGCGGCGGTATGGCGGCGCTGCGCGGCAAAGGCTCGAAAGAAAGCGTCAACCTGGCCACCGGCGGTGTGCGGCTCAACCTCGACTTGGGCAAGGCCCAGGTCGGACCGTCGTGGCTGAGCGTGCGTGGCGGCCTGGCCTACACCCATGCCAGCGGCGATCTGCATCCCTCGACCCAAGCGGCGTGGGATGGCGCAGGGGTGATGAATGTCAGCGGCGCACCGCTGGATCGCCTCAGCACCCGCATGGAACTGGGCGCCACCGCGCGCCTGAACCGCGACAGTGCAATCGACCTGAGCTTCACTCAGCAGCGGGGCGAGCGCACGCGCGACCAAAGCCTCACCGCACAGTACACGTTGCAGTTTTAA
- a CDS encoding YgcG family protein, whose translation MRLLRIGLALWLLACVGAAQAALTFPALTGRVVDNAQMLDPATRQQLTQQLQALEQTSGDQIVVVTVPDLQGVPIEDFGYQLGRHWGIGQKGKDNGALLIVARDERTLRIEVGYGLEGVLTDAQSWVIINQVIAPKFKTGNFSQGISDGVAAMIQVVGGEPLAVPAHVADSNFAKDNPGFSIGLFILLIGVLWLCNRMGLPVGAILLAILSSSGRGGGGGGGGGGFRGGGGGFGGGGASGGW comes from the coding sequence ATGCGTTTATTACGGATAGGCCTGGCGCTGTGGCTGCTGGCTTGCGTCGGCGCGGCCCAGGCGGCGTTGACCTTCCCGGCGCTGACCGGGCGGGTGGTGGATAACGCCCAAATGCTCGACCCCGCCACGCGCCAGCAACTGACCCAGCAGTTGCAGGCGCTGGAGCAAACCTCGGGTGACCAGATCGTGGTGGTCACCGTGCCCGACCTGCAAGGCGTGCCAATTGAGGACTTCGGTTATCAACTGGGCCGCCATTGGGGCATCGGCCAGAAGGGCAAGGACAACGGCGCGCTGTTGATTGTTGCCCGCGATGAGCGCACGTTGCGCATCGAGGTCGGCTATGGCCTGGAAGGTGTGCTCACGGATGCGCAATCCTGGGTGATCATCAACCAGGTGATCGCGCCAAAATTCAAGACCGGCAACTTCAGCCAGGGCATCAGCGACGGTGTGGCCGCGATGATCCAGGTGGTGGGCGGTGAACCGCTGGCGGTGCCGGCCCATGTGGCGGATAGCAACTTCGCTAAGGATAATCCCGGCTTTTCCATCGGCCTGTTTATCCTGCTGATCGGCGTGTTGTGGCTGTGCAACCGCATGGGGCTGCCGGTGGGTGCGATCCTGCTGGCGATCCTCAGCAGCAGTGGCCGCGGCGGCGGGGGAGGCGGTGGCGGCGGTGGCTTTAGAGGCGGCGGTGGCGGTTTCGGCGGCGGCGGCGCGTCGGGTGGCTGGTGA
- a CDS encoding LemA family protein, producing MQAAQGYRWGLKAAALLLISSVLSGCGINTIPTLDEQAKAAWGQVQNQYQRRADLIPNLVEVVKGYAAHEQDTLTAVIEARAKATSIQVDASTLDNPEKLKQFQQAQDGLSGALSRLMVVSERYPDLKANQNFLALQSQLEGTENRIAVARRDFIQAVQAYNTEIRTFPGRLWHSVMYSDLPIRATFEATSADADKAPQVKFK from the coding sequence ATGCAAGCAGCACAAGGTTACCGCTGGGGCTTGAAAGCCGCGGCGTTGCTACTGATCAGCAGCGTGCTGAGCGGTTGCGGCATCAACACCATTCCGACCCTGGATGAACAGGCCAAAGCTGCCTGGGGCCAGGTGCAGAATCAATACCAACGCCGTGCCGACCTGATCCCTAATCTGGTGGAAGTGGTCAAAGGGTATGCCGCCCATGAACAAGACACCCTCACCGCCGTGATCGAAGCGCGGGCCAAGGCCACGTCGATCCAAGTGGATGCCAGCACCCTCGACAACCCCGAGAAACTCAAACAGTTCCAGCAGGCCCAGGACGGTTTGAGTGGTGCGCTGAGCCGCTTGATGGTGGTGTCCGAGCGCTACCCGGACCTCAAGGCCAACCAGAACTTCCTGGCCCTGCAGTCGCAACTGGAAGGCACCGAAAACCGCATCGCGGTGGCCCGTCGCGATTTCATCCAGGCGGTGCAGGCCTACAACACCGAGATCCGCACTTTCCCCGGCCGTCTGTGGCACAGCGTGATGTACAGCGACTTGCCGATCCGCGCCACGTTTGAAGCCACCAGTGCCGATGCCGATAAAGCGCCGCAAGTGAAGTTCAAATAA